In Haemophilus parainfluenzae, one genomic interval encodes:
- a CDS encoding inorganic diphosphatase has product MADFNQILTPGDVDAGIINVVNEIPEGSCHKIEWNRKVAAFQLDRVEPAIFAKPTNYGFIPQTLDEDGDELDVLLLTRQPLATGVFLEAKVIGVMKFVDDGEVDDKIVCVPADDRDTGNAYNSLADVPAQLIKQIEFHFNNYKALKKPGSTKVTHWGNVEEAKEVIRESIKRWNER; this is encoded by the coding sequence ATGGCTGATTTTAATCAAATTTTAACGCCAGGCGATGTAGATGCTGGCATTATCAATGTGGTAAATGAAATTCCAGAAGGTAGCTGCCACAAAATCGAATGGAACCGTAAAGTTGCAGCGTTCCAATTAGACCGTGTTGAGCCAGCGATCTTCGCAAAACCAACTAACTATGGTTTCATTCCACAAACTTTAGACGAAGATGGCGATGAGTTAGACGTTTTATTATTAACTCGCCAACCACTTGCAACAGGTGTATTCCTCGAAGCAAAAGTAATCGGTGTGATGAAATTCGTTGATGATGGCGAAGTGGACGATAAAATCGTTTGTGTGCCAGCAGATGACCGCGATACCGGCAATGCATACAACAGCCTTGCCGATGTGCCTGCGCAATTAATCAAACAAATTGAATTCCACTTCAACAACTACAAAGCATTAAAAAAACCAGGTTCAACGAAAGTGACTCACTGGGGCAATGTAGAAGAAGCAAAAGAAGTGATTCGTGAATCAATCAAACGTTGGAACGAACGTTAA
- a CDS encoding NCS2 family permease, whose protein sequence is MSSLEKTFELSKRGSTVRQEIIAGLTTFLAMVYSVIVVPKMLGDAGFPAESVFIATCLVAGLGSILIGFWANAPMAIGCAISLTAFTAFSLVIGQHVSIPVALGAVFLMGLVFTLISATGIRSWILRNLPSSIAHGAGIGIGLFLLLIAANGVGLVVGNQAGLPVKLGYFTSFPVMMSLIGLAFIIGLEKMKVKGGILWVIIAITIVGLIFDPNVTFNGQIFKMPTFGENSLFLQLDLQGALQPAILPIVFALVMTAVFDATGTIRAVAGQADLLDKDGQIINGGKALTSDSVSSLFSGLFGTAPAAVYIESAAGTAAGGKTGITAIVVGVLFLLMLFFQPLAFLVPGYATAPALMYVGLLMLSNVSKLDFDDFVGAMSGLVCAVFIVLTANIVTGIMLGFAALVIGRIVSGDVKKLNIGTIIIAIVLVAFYAGGWAI, encoded by the coding sequence ATGTCAAGTTTAGAAAAAACCTTTGAACTCAGCAAACGCGGTTCAACGGTTCGTCAAGAAATCATCGCAGGTTTAACCACCTTTTTAGCGATGGTGTATTCCGTGATTGTTGTGCCTAAAATGCTGGGTGATGCAGGCTTTCCGGCTGAATCAGTGTTTATTGCAACCTGTTTAGTCGCGGGGCTTGGATCAATTTTAATCGGTTTTTGGGCAAATGCGCCAATGGCGATCGGCTGTGCCATTTCATTAACTGCTTTCACCGCATTTAGCTTAGTGATTGGTCAACATGTTTCTATTCCTGTGGCATTAGGTGCCGTATTCCTCATGGGTTTGGTGTTCACCTTAATTTCTGCAACAGGTATTCGTTCATGGATTCTACGTAACCTGCCATCAAGTATCGCGCATGGTGCAGGGATCGGGATCGGCTTATTCTTACTTTTAATCGCCGCAAATGGCGTAGGCTTAGTGGTCGGCAACCAAGCGGGTTTACCGGTTAAATTAGGTTATTTCACCTCGTTCCCTGTGATGATGTCCTTAATCGGTCTTGCATTCATTATTGGCTTAGAAAAAATGAAAGTAAAAGGCGGGATTTTATGGGTCATCATCGCGATTACTATCGTAGGTTTAATCTTCGATCCAAACGTAACATTCAATGGCCAAATCTTCAAAATGCCAACCTTTGGTGAAAACTCACTTTTCTTACAATTAGATCTCCAAGGTGCATTACAACCTGCCATTTTACCGATTGTTTTTGCGTTAGTGATGACCGCCGTATTTGACGCAACAGGTACTATTCGCGCCGTTGCAGGACAAGCGGACTTATTAGATAAAGATGGACAAATCATCAACGGTGGCAAAGCCTTAACCTCTGATTCTGTAAGTAGCTTATTCTCAGGTTTATTCGGTACTGCGCCAGCCGCTGTTTATATCGAATCAGCAGCAGGGACAGCCGCAGGCGGTAAAACGGGTATCACCGCTATCGTGGTCGGCGTATTATTCTTATTAATGTTATTCTTCCAACCACTTGCATTCTTAGTGCCAGGTTATGCAACTGCACCGGCGTTAATGTATGTAGGCTTATTAATGCTAAGCAATGTGAGCAAATTAGACTTCGATGATTTCGTGGGCGCAATGAGCGGCTTAGTTTGCGCGGTATTCATCGTGTTAACGGCAAACATCGTAACCGGTATCATGCTTGGCTTTGCGGCATTAGTGATTGGTCGTATCGTGAGTGGTGATGTGAAAAAACTCAACATCGGCACAATTATCATCGCCATTGTCCTTGTCGCATTCTATGCTGGCGGCTGGGCGATTTAA
- the yegQ gene encoding tRNA 5-hydroxyuridine modification protein YegQ: MTTPFKPELLSPAGSLKNMRYAFAYGADAVYAGQPRYSLRVRNNEFNHANLKIGIDEAHALGKKFYVVVNIAPHNSKLKTFIKDLQPVIDMGPDALIMSDPGLIMLVRENFPDIDIHLSVQANAVNWATVKFWKQMGLTRVILSRELSIEEIAEIRQHVPDIELEIFVHGALCMAYSGRCLLSGYINKRDPNQGTCTNACRWEYKMEEGTTDEVGNIVPKIDPAQQIEVKNVAPTLGEGAVTDKVFLYTESQKPDEQMTAFEDEHGTYFMNSKDLRAVQHVEKLTALGVHSLKIEGRTKSFYYCARTAQVYRKAIDDAAAGKPFDESLMDTLESLAHRGYTEGFLRRHTHDEYQNYEYGYSISERQQFVGEFTGKRNEQGMAEVAVKNKFLLGDEVEMMTPQGNIVFKIEKMLNRKNENVEAALGDGHFVFLDVPQDVQLDYALLMRNLVNTNTRNPHN, encoded by the coding sequence ATGACAACCCCATTTAAACCTGAATTACTCTCCCCTGCGGGATCCCTCAAAAATATGCGCTATGCCTTTGCGTATGGTGCAGATGCCGTTTATGCAGGCCAACCACGTTACAGCTTACGTGTACGTAACAATGAATTTAATCATGCCAATTTAAAAATCGGGATCGATGAAGCCCATGCACTTGGTAAAAAATTCTATGTAGTGGTAAACATTGCACCGCATAATTCCAAACTCAAAACCTTTATCAAAGATTTACAACCTGTCATCGACATGGGCCCAGATGCCTTAATTATGTCTGACCCAGGCTTAATTATGTTGGTGCGTGAAAACTTCCCGGATATTGATATTCACCTTTCTGTACAAGCGAATGCGGTAAACTGGGCAACGGTAAAATTCTGGAAACAAATGGGGTTAACTCGTGTGATTTTATCGCGCGAATTATCCATTGAAGAAATTGCCGAAATTCGCCAACACGTGCCCGATATCGAACTCGAAATCTTCGTACACGGTGCGTTGTGCATGGCATATTCTGGCCGTTGCTTGCTTTCTGGCTATATCAACAAACGCGACCCTAACCAAGGCACTTGCACGAATGCTTGCCGTTGGGAATACAAAATGGAAGAAGGCACGACGGATGAAGTGGGCAACATCGTGCCAAAAATCGATCCTGCTCAACAAATCGAAGTGAAAAATGTCGCACCAACCTTAGGTGAAGGTGCAGTAACGGATAAGGTTTTCCTTTATACCGAATCACAAAAGCCCGATGAGCAAATGACGGCGTTTGAAGATGAGCACGGCACCTACTTCATGAACTCAAAAGATCTGCGTGCCGTACAACACGTGGAAAAATTGACCGCACTTGGTGTGCATTCTTTAAAAATCGAAGGCCGTACTAAATCATTCTATTACTGCGCGAGAACCGCACAAGTTTACCGCAAAGCCATTGATGATGCGGCAGCAGGCAAACCATTTGATGAAAGCTTAATGGATACGTTGGAATCCCTTGCTCATCGTGGTTATACCGAAGGTTTCTTACGTCGCCATACGCACGATGAATACCAAAATTACGAATACGGCTACTCTATCTCTGAACGCCAACAATTTGTCGGTGAATTTACCGGTAAACGTAACGAGCAAGGTATGGCTGAAGTGGCGGTGAAAAATAAATTCTTGCTTGGTGATGAAGTAGAAATGATGACTCCACAAGGCAACATCGTCTTTAAAATTGAAAAAATGCTCAATCGCAAAAATGAAAATGTGGAAGCCGCACTTGGCGATGGTCACTTTGTCTTTTTAGATGTCCCACAAGACGTCCAACTTGATTATGCATTGTTGATGCGTAACTTAGTCAACACCAACACACGCAATCCACACAATTAA
- the queA gene encoding tRNA preQ1(34) S-adenosylmethionine ribosyltransferase-isomerase QueA codes for MRVSDFHFDLPDELIARYPKEDRSSCRLLQLNGENGEISHRTFTDVLDLIDEGDLLIFNNTRVIPARMFGRKASGGKIEVLVERVLSEHHFLAHIRSSKAPKEGAELFLGEDKLGENKGVKAIMIGRQDALFEVELADKSRNVLDVLQEIGHMPLPPYIDRPDEEADQECYQTVYNKVPGAVAAPTAGLHFDDELLQKLHEKGVNFEFVTLHVGAGTFQPVRVENIEDHIMHAEYVELSQEVCNAIIETKKAGKRVIAVGTTSVRSVETAALSAEENGNPDLIEPYFSDTSIFIYPGKSFRVVDALITNFHLPESTLIMLVSAFAGFSHTMNAYKSAVENRYRFFSYGDAMFITKNPNVKGLE; via the coding sequence ATGCGTGTTTCTGACTTTCATTTTGACTTACCTGATGAGCTGATTGCTCGTTACCCTAAAGAAGATCGCTCTTCTTGCCGTTTGCTACAGCTTAATGGTGAAAACGGGGAAATTTCTCACCGCACTTTTACCGATGTATTGGATTTAATCGACGAAGGGGATTTGTTGATTTTTAACAATACGCGCGTGATTCCTGCTCGTATGTTTGGTCGTAAAGCCAGTGGCGGAAAAATTGAAGTATTGGTTGAACGTGTTTTAAGTGAACATCATTTCTTAGCACATATTCGTTCGTCAAAAGCACCAAAAGAAGGCGCTGAATTATTTTTAGGTGAAGATAAGCTCGGTGAAAATAAGGGCGTAAAAGCGATTATGATTGGTCGTCAAGATGCGCTTTTTGAAGTGGAATTAGCGGATAAAAGTCGCAATGTACTTGATGTGTTGCAAGAAATCGGTCATATGCCGTTACCGCCTTATATTGATCGCCCTGATGAAGAAGCGGATCAAGAATGCTATCAAACCGTGTATAACAAAGTGCCTGGTGCAGTGGCTGCGCCAACGGCTGGCTTGCATTTTGATGATGAGCTTTTACAAAAATTACACGAAAAAGGTGTCAATTTTGAATTTGTGACTTTGCACGTGGGCGCAGGCACATTCCAACCTGTTCGCGTTGAAAATATCGAAGATCACATTATGCACGCGGAATATGTGGAGCTTTCTCAAGAAGTCTGCAATGCCATTATTGAAACGAAAAAAGCGGGTAAACGTGTGATTGCGGTAGGTACAACATCAGTGCGTTCAGTTGAAACGGCAGCCCTATCTGCAGAAGAAAATGGCAACCCAGATTTAATTGAACCTTATTTTTCAGATACATCCATTTTTATTTACCCGGGTAAATCCTTCCGTGTGGTGGATGCGTTAATTACCAACTTCCACTTACCGGAAAGTACATTGATTATGTTAGTGTCTGCCTTTGCAGGCTTTAGCCACACTATGAACGCCTATAAAAGTGCGGTCGAAAATCGCTATCGTTTTTTCAGTTATGGTGATGCGATGTTTATTACTAAAAATCCCAATGTAAAAGGGTTAGAATAA
- a CDS encoding pyridoxal phosphate-dependent aminotransferase has product MNNYILNREAIMQRRTLFKLAGTTALGMALAPKLMAENQVPKATSTKVLHLNFNENALGMSEKAKQAIMNSLAIGSYYPDDQRAAVITQLAAKHNVAESFISLGNGSSENIQAAVQALIVKAQNAKQAVQLVVPDPTFNYAELYAKALGVPVVKVPLADDFSFDLTKLKNAAEAFDGVTIFYLCNPNNPTSMITPAKTLFPWIKSFSQNSYFLLDEAYADFVEDPAFETGMTLVKEGLKNVLVTRTFSKFYALAGYRVGYLLAQPEVVEEVEKFMSLDNTNLAGAVAAVASLQDKTFAKLSFQSNAVSRQIVQNALTELGLKFAPSNGNFIFHEIKGDVKTYQERMKAHSILVGREFLPIQGWNRLTLGTPDEMKVFVKVLKEFRAKGWI; this is encoded by the coding sequence ATGAATAATTATATTTTAAATCGGGAGGCGATTATGCAACGGAGAACACTTTTTAAATTAGCAGGTACGACAGCGTTAGGTATGGCATTGGCACCAAAATTGATGGCAGAAAATCAGGTGCCAAAAGCAACGTCAACGAAAGTATTACATCTCAATTTTAATGAGAATGCGTTAGGGATGTCGGAAAAAGCAAAACAAGCGATTATGAATAGTTTAGCAATCGGTTCATATTATCCAGATGATCAACGTGCAGCAGTCATTACGCAATTAGCTGCTAAACACAATGTCGCTGAAAGTTTCATTTCATTGGGAAATGGTTCTTCAGAAAATATTCAAGCAGCCGTCCAAGCATTGATCGTTAAGGCTCAAAATGCAAAACAAGCGGTTCAACTCGTGGTGCCGGATCCAACATTTAATTATGCAGAATTATATGCAAAAGCGTTAGGTGTGCCAGTGGTGAAAGTGCCGCTCGCAGACGATTTTTCTTTTGATTTAACGAAGTTAAAAAACGCCGCAGAAGCCTTTGATGGTGTGACGATTTTCTATTTATGTAACCCAAATAATCCAACATCAATGATTACGCCGGCTAAAACACTTTTCCCTTGGATTAAATCATTTTCTCAAAATAGCTATTTTCTGCTAGATGAAGCTTATGCGGACTTTGTGGAGGATCCTGCCTTTGAAACAGGTATGACATTAGTCAAAGAAGGCTTGAAAAATGTATTAGTGACACGGACTTTCTCTAAGTTTTATGCGTTAGCGGGCTATCGTGTGGGATATTTACTTGCTCAGCCGGAAGTGGTTGAAGAAGTGGAAAAATTTATGTCATTGGATAACACGAATCTTGCGGGAGCCGTGGCTGCAGTGGCCTCTTTACAAGATAAAACCTTTGCAAAATTGAGTTTCCAAAGTAATGCGGTTTCACGTCAGATTGTTCAAAATGCCTTAACAGAACTTGGTTTAAAATTTGCACCATCTAATGGTAACTTTATTTTCCATGAGATTAAGGGAGACGTAAAAACTTATCAAGAACGCATGAAAGCGCATTCTATTTTGGTGGGACGGGAGTTTTTGCCTATTCAAGGATGGAATCGTCTCACGCTTGGTACACCAGATGAGATGAAAGTGTTTGTTAAAGTACTAAAAGAATTTAGAGCAAAAGGTTGGATTTAA
- the tgt gene encoding tRNA guanosine(34) transglycosylase Tgt — protein MKYELDKTSGSARRGRLVFERPQGTFSVETPAFMPVGTYGTVKGMTPEEVRATGAEILLGNTFHLWLRPGQEVMRKHGDLHDFMQWHRPILTDSGGFQVFSLGKLRKITEEGVKFQNPINGERIFLSPEKSMEIQYDLGSDIVMIFDECTPYPATFDYAKKSMEMSLRWAKRSRDRFDELGNKNALFGIIQGGVFEELRKVSLEGLVNIGFDGYAVGGLAVGEPKEDMHRILEYICPQIPADKPRYLMGVGKPEDLVEGVRRGIDMFDCVMPTRNARNGHLFVTDGIVKIRNAKYRDDTSPLDPECDCYTCKNYTKAYLYHLDKCGEILGARLNTIHNLRYYQRLMAEIRQAIEDDRFDDFVVEFYARMGKPVPPLQLDPTQSSETQLSE, from the coding sequence ATGAAATATGAATTAGATAAAACCAGCGGCAGTGCGCGTCGTGGTCGCTTGGTATTTGAACGTCCACAAGGTACGTTCAGCGTAGAAACCCCAGCATTTATGCCAGTGGGGACCTATGGCACCGTAAAAGGTATGACACCGGAAGAAGTGCGTGCAACAGGTGCAGAAATTTTATTAGGTAACACCTTCCATTTATGGCTTCGACCTGGTCAAGAGGTGATGCGTAAACACGGTGATTTGCATGATTTTATGCAATGGCATCGTCCTATTCTGACTGACAGTGGCGGCTTCCAAGTATTTAGTTTAGGTAAATTACGTAAAATCACCGAAGAAGGTGTGAAATTCCAAAATCCAATTAACGGTGAGCGTATTTTCCTTTCACCTGAAAAATCCATGGAGATTCAATATGATTTGGGGTCTGACATCGTGATGATTTTCGATGAATGTACGCCATATCCTGCGACTTTCGATTATGCGAAAAAATCCATGGAAATGTCTCTTCGTTGGGCAAAACGTAGCCGTGATCGCTTTGATGAATTAGGCAATAAGAATGCCCTATTCGGTATTATCCAAGGCGGCGTATTTGAAGAATTACGCAAAGTATCATTAGAAGGCTTAGTCAATATTGGCTTTGACGGTTATGCGGTGGGTGGTTTAGCGGTAGGTGAACCTAAAGAAGACATGCACCGTATTTTAGAATACATCTGCCCACAAATCCCGGCTGATAAACCCCGTTATTTAATGGGCGTGGGTAAACCAGAAGATTTAGTGGAAGGCGTGCGTCGTGGTATTGACATGTTTGACTGTGTAATGCCAACCCGTAACGCACGTAACGGCCATTTATTCGTGACAGATGGTATTGTCAAAATCCGTAATGCAAAATACCGCGATGATACAAGTCCATTAGATCCAGAATGTGATTGCTACACCTGTAAAAACTACACCAAAGCTTATTTATATCATTTAGATAAATGCGGTGAAATTTTAGGTGCGCGCTTAAATACCATTCACAATTTACGCTATTATCAACGTTTAATGGCGGAGATTCGTCAAGCTATCGAAGACGATCGTTTTGATGATTTTGTGGTGGAATTCTATGCTCGTATGGGCAAACCTGTTCCACCATTACAGTTAGATCCTACTCAATCTTCTGAAACACAATTATCAGAATAA
- a CDS encoding hemerythrin domain-containing protein produces MQILEPQQFATWNEPIDMLYACHNKVRRFCKQLTILPGYLEKNGVNQAVLNDVKTILQYFNHAAPLHHDDEEKDFFPALIEKAPQAKESVDELERQHVTLHENWAKLSEQLEELIAEKRIDVDERLITLFVASYDRHLALEEPLFELGKQYLSAEQLTAMGKIMFARRQV; encoded by the coding sequence ATGCAAATCCTTGAACCTCAACAATTTGCCACTTGGAATGAGCCGATTGATATGCTTTATGCCTGTCATAACAAAGTGAGACGCTTTTGTAAGCAACTCACCATTCTTCCTGGCTACTTAGAAAAAAATGGCGTGAATCAAGCCGTATTAAATGATGTGAAAACCATTTTGCAGTATTTTAATCACGCGGCACCCCTTCATCATGATGATGAAGAAAAAGATTTTTTCCCTGCTTTAATTGAAAAAGCGCCTCAAGCGAAAGAATCGGTAGATGAATTAGAACGCCAACATGTTACTTTGCATGAAAATTGGGCAAAACTTTCTGAACAACTAGAAGAATTGATTGCAGAGAAACGGATTGATGTAGATGAAAGACTGATTACGCTATTTGTAGCAAGCTATGATAGACATCTTGCCCTTGAAGAGCCGCTATTTGAGCTTGGTAAGCAATATTTATCCGCAGAACAACTGACCGCCATGGGCAAAATTATGTTTGCTCGTCGCCAAGTTTAA
- a CDS encoding sulfurtransferase TusA family protein gives MKYQLDLAALSCPIPLLTAKKALANLAPNEELVLQLNRQSAVENFVVFCEENQCELVDQHWLSEQIFEVCLKKIN, from the coding sequence ATGAAATATCAATTAGATTTGGCCGCACTTTCCTGCCCGATTCCGCTTTTAACGGCGAAGAAGGCTTTGGCAAATTTAGCGCCGAATGAGGAATTAGTTTTGCAATTAAATCGTCAAAGTGCGGTGGAAAATTTTGTTGTTTTTTGTGAAGAAAATCAATGTGAATTAGTGGATCAACATTGGCTTTCCGAGCAAATCTTCGAAGTTTGCTTGAAAAAAATCAATTAA
- the yajC gene encoding preprotein translocase subunit YajC, whose amino-acid sequence MEAQSPMSTLFIFVIFGLIFYFMIYRPQAKRNKEHKKLMSELAKGTEVLTAGGLIGKITKVTEGAEIVIALNDTTEITINRNYIVSVLPKGSVKSL is encoded by the coding sequence ATGGAAGCACAAAGCCCAATGTCCACGTTATTTATTTTCGTGATCTTCGGTTTAATTTTTTATTTTATGATTTACCGCCCACAAGCGAAACGTAACAAAGAACACAAAAAATTAATGTCTGAATTAGCGAAAGGCACTGAAGTATTAACCGCTGGTGGTTTGATTGGTAAAATCACTAAAGTAACCGAAGGTGCTGAAATTGTTATCGCTTTAAACGATACCACTGAAATCACGATTAACCGTAACTACATCGTTTCAGTATTACCGAAAGGTTCTGTAAAATCTCTCTAA
- the secD gene encoding protein translocase subunit SecD, which produces MLNRYPLWKNLMVILVVAIGALYSLPNIYGEDPAVQISGTRGQQADTTALTEVQNVLKENNLPTKSIVLENGSILARFTNTDDQLLAKDKIAEKLGNNYTTALNLAPATPAWLSSIGANPMKWGLDLRGGVRFLMEVDMNSALAKRQEQLQDTLRNELRKEKIQFTAIKNGDKFGTTVTLENADQMSKAARIIRQLHPTLDVSDIGDNTLNLALSEAALTESRNLAIEQNLTILRKRVAELGVAEAVIQRQGAERIVIELPGVQDTARAKEILGATATLEFRIVNSLVNPESAARGMLPSDTEIKYDRQGRPVALYKRAVLGGEHIINSSSGLDQNTSTPQVSVTLDSEGGEIMSQTTKKYYKKPMATLYVEYKDNGKKDENGKTILEKNEEVINVATIQGRFSSNFQITGVSSSAEAQNLSMLLKSGALIAPVQIVEERTIGPSLGAQNVEQGIDASFWGLIAVIVFMLIYYKIFGIIASFALVINIVLLVGLMSILPGATLTMPGIAGIVLTLGMSVDANVLIFERIKEEIRNGRPIQQAINEGYNGAFTSIFDANLTTILTAIILYAVGTGPIQGFAVTLALGVAISMFTAITGTRAIVNFIYGGKRLEKLSI; this is translated from the coding sequence ATGTTAAATCGTTACCCATTATGGAAGAATCTAATGGTGATCCTTGTGGTCGCCATTGGTGCTTTATACTCTCTTCCAAATATCTATGGTGAAGATCCAGCGGTGCAAATTTCCGGTACTCGCGGACAACAAGCAGACACCACCGCATTAACTGAAGTACAAAATGTACTGAAAGAAAATAACCTTCCAACCAAATCTATCGTTCTTGAAAATGGCTCCATTCTTGCCCGTTTCACCAACACAGATGACCAACTTCTTGCCAAAGATAAAATTGCAGAAAAACTAGGCAACAACTACACCACGGCATTAAACCTTGCACCGGCAACACCGGCTTGGTTAAGCAGCATTGGGGCTAACCCGATGAAATGGGGTTTGGACTTACGTGGTGGTGTACGCTTCTTAATGGAAGTGGACATGAATTCTGCGCTTGCTAAACGTCAAGAACAGTTACAAGACACATTACGCAACGAATTACGTAAAGAAAAAATTCAGTTTACGGCGATTAAAAATGGCGACAAATTTGGTACAACGGTCACATTAGAAAACGCAGACCAAATGTCAAAAGCAGCGCGTATTATTCGTCAGTTACACCCAACATTAGACGTGTCTGACATTGGTGACAACACCTTAAACCTTGCCCTTTCAGAAGCGGCATTAACAGAATCACGTAACTTAGCCATCGAGCAAAACTTAACGATTTTACGTAAACGTGTCGCTGAATTAGGCGTAGCTGAAGCGGTTATCCAACGTCAAGGTGCAGAACGTATCGTTATCGAATTACCGGGTGTTCAAGATACTGCGCGCGCAAAAGAAATCTTAGGGGCAACCGCAACACTTGAATTCCGCATTGTGAATTCATTAGTGAACCCTGAATCCGCTGCTCGTGGTATGTTGCCTTCTGATACAGAAATCAAATATGACCGTCAAGGTCGACCTGTTGCGCTTTACAAACGTGCGGTATTGGGTGGTGAACACATCATCAACTCAAGTTCTGGTTTAGACCAAAACACCAGTACGCCACAAGTAAGTGTAACCTTGGACAGTGAAGGCGGCGAAATCATGTCGCAAACTACCAAGAAATACTACAAAAAACCAATGGCAACCTTGTATGTAGAATACAAAGACAACGGTAAAAAAGACGAAAATGGCAAAACCATTTTAGAGAAAAATGAAGAAGTCATTAACGTCGCAACCATTCAAGGGCGCTTTAGTTCTAACTTCCAAATTACGGGTGTAAGCAGTTCTGCAGAAGCACAAAACCTTTCTATGTTATTAAAATCAGGAGCATTAATCGCGCCAGTGCAAATTGTTGAAGAACGTACAATCGGTCCTTCTCTTGGTGCACAAAACGTAGAACAAGGTATTGATGCAAGCTTCTGGGGCTTAATTGCCGTCATAGTATTCATGCTGATTTACTATAAAATCTTCGGTATTATCGCAAGCTTCGCCTTGGTGATTAATATCGTTTTATTAGTCGGATTGATGTCTATCCTACCAGGTGCAACACTCACCATGCCAGGGATTGCGGGTATCGTATTAACCCTGGGGATGTCGGTGGATGCCAACGTACTTATTTTTGAGCGTATCAAAGAAGAAATTCGTAATGGTCGTCCAATCCAGCAAGCCATTAACGAAGGTTATAATGGTGCATTCACCTCTATCTTCGATGCGAACTTAACCACAATTTTAACGGCAATCATTCTTTATGCTGTGGGTACTGGCCCAATTCAAGGCTTTGCAGTAACCCTTGCATTAGGTGTGGCAATTTCAATGTTTACAGCGATTACCGGAACACGTGCTATCGTGAACTTCATATACGGCGGTAAACGTCTTGAAAAATTATCAATTTAG
- the secF gene encoding protein translocase subunit SecF, producing the protein MRLFAKDKNGHFIREVNGIKLPFPLTEFMKVRFVGYAFSVILMAISLFFIVTKGFNWGLDFTGGVVFDTHFSQPADLEKIRGTLNQNGIASPIVQTTGSVQDVMIRLPADNNDSAIGDHVKSMLQTIDPNIHINSIEFVGPNVGEELAQGAVYATLATLAMMLIYVGSRFEWRLGFGGIASLAHDVVITLGVFSALQVEMDLTFVAAILSVVGYSINDSIVVFDRVRENFRKIRRVETIDIIDISLTQTLSRTIMTSLTTLLVVIALFFFGGPSIHNFSLALLIGIGFGTYSSIFIAIAIAYDIGLRREHMIPPKVDKEVDDLP; encoded by the coding sequence ATGAGATTATTTGCAAAAGATAAAAACGGACATTTTATCCGTGAAGTGAATGGGATTAAATTGCCATTCCCTCTCACTGAATTTATGAAAGTGAGATTTGTGGGATATGCATTTTCTGTGATTTTGATGGCGATTTCCCTCTTCTTCATTGTGACAAAAGGCTTTAACTGGGGCTTGGATTTTACCGGTGGTGTGGTATTTGATACTCATTTCTCACAACCGGCTGATTTAGAGAAAATCCGTGGCACATTAAATCAAAATGGTATTGCAAGCCCGATTGTACAAACAACCGGTTCTGTACAAGACGTGATGATTCGTTTGCCGGCTGACAATAACGATTCTGCTATTGGTGATCACGTTAAAAGCATGCTCCAAACGATTGATCCGAATATTCATATTAACAGTATCGAATTCGTCGGTCCGAACGTCGGTGAAGAACTAGCTCAAGGTGCGGTTTATGCGACTCTTGCTACCTTGGCAATGATGTTAATTTACGTGGGTTCACGTTTTGAATGGCGTTTAGGTTTTGGTGGTATTGCCTCACTTGCGCATGACGTGGTGATTACACTCGGTGTATTCTCTGCATTACAAGTCGAAATGGATTTAACCTTCGTGGCGGCGATTCTTTCCGTTGTAGGTTATTCTATCAACGATAGTATCGTGGTATTCGACCGTGTGCGTGAAAACTTCCGTAAAATTCGCCGTGTAGAAACTATCGATATTATTGATATTTCCTTAACGCAAACCTTATCGAGAACCATCATGACATCTCTCACAACGCTTCTTGTTGTGATTGCCTTGTTCTTCTTTGGTGGTCCATCAATTCATAACTTCTCATTAGCGTTATTAATTGGTATCGGTTTTGGTACTTACTCATCAATCTTTATCGCGATTGCGATTGCTTATGATATCGGCCTACGCCGTGAACATATGATTCCACCCAAAGTGGATAAAGAAGTAGATGATTTACCTTAA